Genomic segment of Vallitalea okinawensis:
GTATTGTTGCTAATGGTATTTACAAAGGAAAATCACTTAAGGATTTAATGGAAGAAGAGAAAGTGAACTTACTAGGTCCTCGTTTTAAAGATGCTAATAAATTTCCATTGCTCGTTAAGCTCATTGATGCTAATGATAAATTGTCTATTCAAGTTCATCCTGACGATGTTTATGCTCATCAATATGCTAATGGCGAATTAGGAAAAACAGAAATGTGGTATGTTTTAAGCGCTAAAAAAGATGCTAAGTTAGTTTTGGGGACTAAACCTGGCACAACTATGGAAATGTTTAACCAAGGGATTATCGAAGGGCAATTAGAAGAACATATTGAAGAACTAGAAGTTCAGGCAGGAGACGTGATCAATATTCCAGCCGGAATGTTGCACGCCATAGAGGATGGTATTGTACTTGCTGAAATTCAACAGAATTCAGATACAACATATCGTGTATATGATTGGAATAGAGTAGGATTAGATGGAAAACCTAGAGAACTTCATATTGAAGATGCTTTAAAGGTTATAGATTTTGAAGGACAACTAAAATCTGAAAAGGTTAAGGGGTTAGCCCTTAAGAACAATGATTATACCATGACTTATTACATAGCTAATCAGTACTTTGCTATGGAGAAGCTAGATATTCATGGTAGCTGGTGTGATCATACAGATAATATCAATTTTTACCTCTATACATGCGTAGCAGGACGAGGTATAATAAGATATACAGATCAAGATATTTCATTCAAGGCTGGACAAACCTTCATGATACCTGCTAACTTAGGGGAATATAGTATTGAAGGAAATGCTGAACTATTAAGAAGCTATGTACCAGATGAGAATAATTATATACAAACTCTTCATCAGACAAGTGGGTGTACCATCCTAGAGCTGAAGCAAAAAATCGATATTAGATTTTAGTACATAGGTCCATCCTATAGAATCTAAAGAGATGAGGGGTAGCTCATGAAAAAGTACAAAACAATTGTTATAAAAAAGACTGAAGTTGATTCTGTTATTTGCAATTGCTGTGGTAGAGAAATAAATAAAGATCAATATGGTTTAATGGAAGATTATATTACCATTAAAAAAACCTGGGGGTATAATTCGGCTTTTGATGGGCAGAGTCATGAGCTAGATGTATGTAATGATTGTTATGAAAAATGGATTAAATCCTTTAAACATAAGTTTTCTCTTAAAGATGACTAACCGGCACAATTTGTGTCGGTTTTTTTATCCTTTTTTCGGATATAATTAATCTATAATAAATTTTTTAACTTCGCACATTAATCAGTGAGCAGCATCCATAATGGGTGACCCCGTTTAAGTGTTGTACGAAGTTTCAGTTATGTGATACAATAGGTAAGAACTTATGAAAATGATGGAAGAACAAGAGGAGTGTAAAAGATGTTTGATATTTCACTACTAGGTACTGGTGGAATGATGCCGTTGCCAGGTAGATGGCTAACTGCAATGATTGGTCGTTATAATGGCAGCAGTATTTTAATTGACTGTGGAGAAGGTACACAAATTACTTTAAGGGAACTTGGATGGAGCTTTAAGTCCATTGATTATATATGCTTTACACATTATCACGGAGACCATATAGGTGGTTTACCAGGTTTATTGCTGACAATCGGTAACTCTGATAGAAGAGAGCCATTAATTTTAATTGGACCAAAAGGTTTAAGTCGAGTTGTTAAAGGTCTACTGTTGATTGCGCCTGATTTACCATTTAGAATTGAATTTATTGAGCTGGAAAATAATAAAGTTAATACCTTAGAATTAGGTGAAATTCAATTAACTGCTTTCCCAGTGGATCATGGAATGCCATGCTTAGGCTATAGTATGACCGTTAGTCGACAGCCCAAATTTATACCTGAGCAGGCAAAAGCCTTAGGATTACCTGTTCAATATTGGGGGCAGCTGCAAAAAGGTAATTCTGTAGAATATGATGGAAAAACCTATACATCTGATATGGTTCTTGGTTCAGAAAGAAAAGGTTTGAAGGTTACTTACTGTACGGATACGCGACCTGCAAAAAGTATTACTGAACATGCTAAAGGGGCAGACTTATTCATCTGTGAAGGCATGTATGGTGATGATGAGAAGCAGGAAAATGCTAAAAAATATAAGCACATGACTATCTATGAAGCAGCAGAATTAGCCAAAGAAGCTGGTGTCGGTGAATTATGGTTAACCCACTACAGTCCTGCTTTGATTTATCCAGAAAAGTATAAAGACCAAGTAAAGAAAATCTTTAATCCCACTTACTTTGGATATGACCGCAAAACTAAAGTTTTGAAGTTTTCTGACGATTAAAATAGTAGAAGACAAAGGACATAACATGGGCATAGATGATAATGCCTGAAATAATTGAGGATGTGATTTTATGAGGAAAGCGATTGCTATAACAGTTTTGATATTACTAGGTGTTTTATTATTCTGGTACACCGGCTCTAAGATGAGTGAGAATGCTCAGAATAAGCCACCAAGCGAATTCGAAGCCTTGATGGGTTATGACTTTGAAAATGAATATCCTACAACCATAGATGAAGTAATGGTTGTTTATAATGAAATGATGGAATATACTTATGGTCCCAAAGAAGATATGGATCTAGAAACCTTTTATGCAGAACAGTTACCTAAGATCATACAATTACAAAGAAAGCTATACGATGAGGAATTATTACTTTATAATCCTTATGAAGTGCAGGTTGAGAAATTAAAAAAGGAACTAGAAGATTATGATATGAAAGAAATCTATATCATTGATAGTAAAATCATGCATCCTGAGTACTTACCATCTAAGGATGAGGAAGATAGAGAAATGGCTAAGGTAAGAATTGTTTATTATACAACAGTTTCACAAAATATTTATATGGAATTTGGGTTAAGAAAAACAGATAAGCAGTGGAAAATAGTTGGATTTAAGCAGATTGAAATGTTTAAAATAGCGGAGGAATAGATATGAACATACTTGCAATTGAGTCATCTTGTGATGAGACATCAGCAGCTGTGGTGAAAGATGGTACTAAAGTATTATCCAATATTATTTCATCTCAGATTGAGCTGCATAAATTATTTGGTGGCGTTGTGCCAGAGATTGCTTCTAGAAAACATATTGAAAAAATAAATCCTGTTATTGATGAAGCGTTAACGGAAGCAGATATGACCTTTGAAGATATTGATGCAATAGCAGTTACTTATGGACCTGGATTAGTAGGAGCATTGTTAGTTGGGTTAGCAGAAGCTAAGGCATTGGCTTATGCATTGAAAAAGCCTCTCATCGGTGTGCATCATATCGAGGGACATATATCAGCTAATTATATTGAGAATCCAGAATTTAAACCGCCATATATATGCCTTGTTGTATCGGGTGGGCATACACATCTTGTTTATGTAAAAGACTATGGTGAATATGAGATCATGGGTAAAACCAGAGACGACGCTGCTGGAGAAGCATTTGATAAGGTAGCGAGAGCAATTGGTCTTGGTTATCCTGGGGGTCCTAAAATTGATAAACTCTCAAAAGAGGGGAAGGCATCAATAAACTTTCCACGAGCTCAAGTTGAAGCCTATGATTTCAGTTTTAGTGGTCTCAAATCAGCAGTTCTTAACTATCTCAATCAGTGTAAAATGAAAGATGAGGAAATGATTGAGGCAGATATCGCTGCAAGTTTTCAAGAAGCTGTCATAGATGTTTTAGTCACAAAGACAATCAAAGCAGCAAAGGAAAAAGGCGTTCAACAAGTAGCCATCGCTGGTGGTGTTGCAGCTAATTCTGGTCTTCGTGAAGCGATGCAGAAAGCTTGCGATGATCATCAAATAACATTCCAGTACCCCTCTCATGTTTTGTGTACAGATAATGCTGCAATGATTGGGGCAGCTGCTTATTACGATTATCAAAAAGGTATTGTTCACGATATGACTTTAAATGCCGTACCTAATTTAAAATTAGGTGATAAATAACCTATAACGTTAACCAGTATGCTAAGGATAGAAAACTTAGTGTACTGGTTTTTTTCATTCATCCTAGAATTTTCTGCTTGTTTAGCTATAATATATTTGATATAATTGACTAAAATAATTATTAATGAACCAAAAAGTTATAAAAAGGCGGAGATGTTATGAATCGATATGAGATGACTTGTACAGAGAAGACTTGGGGCGTCAATGATGGCAACAAGAATCTATTTCTCATGCAGAATAAGAACAATCAAATCATAGGTGTCAAAGAAAATAATAAACCTATTTGCTTTAGTAGAAAAAAAGCTATTGAAGTAAATGACGTGTTGTGCATGGAATTTGAAGCTGAAGGATGGCTTATGACTGATAGAGTAAAAGAGATTGGAGAAGGTTTTTATCAAGTTAGACGATCATGGTGTAATCAGTCACAGAGAGATAAAAATGTGAATCTATTCTTTGACATAGTCTCATCCTTTGAACCTGCTTATTATTTGATTCCAGGGGTAAGTTATAACGGAAATCCATGGGGGAATGGTAATGAACCCAAAGGTTTAACGCGGGATGGACAACCGTTGGTATTCTCCTTTAGTCGAACAGGTTTGCCATCAGCCACATTCTCAGAAAACAATCAGTATTCACTAGGGATTTTTGCAACAGACGAAAAGAGGAGTATGAACTCCGCAGGTTCTCTTGAGAAAACTGCTGATAACAAAATGATGCATCGTATCACATGGCCGGAAGTAGAAGGACCTTATACATATTGTGATCGCGATCAGTATACAGATGCTTTAACCAATACCTTGACTTTACAATCTCAAGAAGTTTATGGAGTTACTGTATACATAAGTGTGGGTCATGTACATGAAGCTTATACAGGCTGGACAAAAGCTTATGATCATGCTTTAGATATATTTAAGAAAGATATAAAAATGCCTCTTTCTCCACAACAGATTTGGGAATTAGGTATAAGCTATGCTGGTGATATTTTATATGAAGATTTAGGAAATGATGGGCTCTTTCGGATGGGTTTACTTCCAGAAGGAAAGCATTATGTTAAAACAGAAGGAGCAAAGAAATGGGATTATCGTCCCCATAGCAAGTATGAAATCGGGTGGTGTGGTCAAAATGGAGCATTATCCTGTGCTCTAATTAAAGATTACTTATTAAAAGGGAATAAAAATTCTTTAGAAAAGGGAATAAAAGTTCTCGATACTTGGCAAGCGCATGCTGTTAGAGAAAACGGCTTATTCTATGTAGATTATAATAAGTCATTGGATGAAGTGAGAAAGAATAATGTAGCTGATACTTGCAACTTAGCTTGGGGAGCTTGGCAGATGATGGAGGCTTATAATCTAGCTAAAGAGGCAGGGATAGATAAGCCAAAATGGCTTGATACGGCAATGAAATTATGTGATTTCTTTTTGGATAACTATAATGAAGAATGGTTTTTCGGTAAGAGCTGGGATGTTACTAATGGTACACCGTTAGATACAGGAGGAACCATTGGTGCATTTATGATTATTGCCCTTATAAAGGCTTATGAGATGACTAATAATCCATCATATCTTAAATGTGCTACAAAAGCTTATAGGAACTATTCTGAACGTGATCTAGATCAAATGGTTTGTACGGCAGGTGCTTTAGATACATGCTGCGTTGATAAAGAGACTTGTTGGCCATTATTAAAGACAGGTATTGATCTTTATGAAATAACCAAAGATGAGTATTATAAGAACCAGTCAATAAAAGCTGGCTATTATTTATTGAGTTGGATGTATCATTACGAAACAGTATCAGAAGAAAAGCTAGATGATGAATTTAATCGATATGGCTATAAGACCTATGGTGGTACATCTGTTTCAGCACAACATCATCATCTTGATCCATGGGGAGCATTAATTGCTTTAGATTGGTTAAGACTTGCTAAGCTTACAGGTGATGAAAGGTGGCGTCATCGAGCATTAGCAACATGGCAAAATGCGCAGCATTGCTTATCTAATGGAACACTTGAAATACATGGATTGATTAGACCAAAAGGGTCTCAGAATGAAGCCTATTTTCATACCAATTGGGCTTTTCACACAGAAGGAGATAATAAGCATCGTATTAATAACTGGCTTGTTGCGTGGCCTACAGCTTTTAGGCTGGTTACATTAATGCGGTTGGATGATTGGGAAGAGTTAGAATAACAAAGAAAAATATTGAGACTGCTTCAAATTTTATTTTGAAGCAGTCTTTTCTTTTCTAATAAAACACCATATTTTCATTAACTGGATACATGTTCATAGGGGTCTTTAACTGTCATAATAAGATTAAGACAAAGGAATGGAGGCATAATAAGGTGAGAGTTAAACAAAACGCATCTTCATTACGAATGGTTAAGAAAAAGACAACATTGAGTCGTATCATGGAATACAAATCAGTGTATTTAATGATGTTACCTGCAATTATTGGCTTTGCAATATTCAATTATGCTCCTCTCTATGGGATTCAGTTAGCTTTTAAAGAATACTGGGTAATGGAAGGAATTGCAGGAAGTCCTTGGGTTGGTTTTGAGAACTTTATAGAAATCTTTCAACTAGAAAAGTTTTGGGAGGTTATGGGTAATACATTAATTATCAGTTTTGAAAAATTAATATTTGGTTTTCCAATGCCTATTATATTAGCATTATTACTAAATGAAGTCTATCATAATAAATTTAAAAAGACTATACAAACCGTTGTCTATTTACCTCATTTCGTTTCATGGGTCATCATGTATGGTGTTATTTATGCCTTATTAGGCAGTACAGGAGTTGTCAATTCTTTCTTCGTTAATATAGGGGAAGAAAAAATCAATTTCCTCTCTAATCCAGATTACTTTAGACCCATGGTAATAATCTCTCAAATCTGGAAGAATGCAGGATGGAAGTCGATCATTTATCTTGCAGCCTTAGCGGGAATTGATCCAAGCTTATATGAATCAGCAACTGTTGATGGTGCCAATCGATGGAAAAAAATGTGGCATATCACTTTACCTTCTATCTTGCCAACGATTTCAACATTATTAATTTTAGATTGTGGTAAGTTAATGACTGCTGGTTTTGATCAAATACTGAACCTCTATAATGAAGCAGTTTATGAAGTTGGAGATATTGTAGAAACTTATGTATACCGTATCGGGGTTACAAAAGGTCAATACGAGTCTGCAACTGCAGTCAATCTGTTCTTAAATGTTATCAATTTATTTATCTTAGTAGCAGTTAATAAAATATCCAAAAAAGTAAGTGGTACAGGTCTGTATTAAGAGAGAGGGGGAAGTAATTTGTATTATAAAGGTAATATTTTAGAAAGAACAGCAGATGTCTTTATTTATATCATTTTAGCTTTAGCAGGATTTATAACACTATTCCCCTTTTGGGTTGTAGTTGTAGGATCAGTTTTACCTTTCTCAGATCAAATTCAGAGTTCTATAGTATTGATACCGACTTCTATTGATCTTAGCTCTTATGAATATATCTTTTCTGATGATACATTTTTAAGGGGTATAATGATCTCATTTGGTATTACAACTATATCAACGGTTTACCATGTTATCGTTACGGCAATGGTATCTTATGGCTTAACCTTTGAGAACTTACCAGGTAGAAAATTGATATTTAAGCTTATTATCTTCACCATGTTCTTTTCGGGAGGGATGATACCTGTTTATCTCTTGATTAGACAATTAGGTCTAGTTGATAACTTACTCGTCATGATTTTACCTGTATTCTCAAATGCCTTTCATATCATTTTAATGAGAACCTTTTTCTTAGGAATACCTGAAGAGATAAAGGAAGCAGCCAAAATTGATGGAGCAGGGTATCAAAGAATATTTTGGACCATGATCATACCTCTGTCGAAGCCTGTTATAGCAACCATCTCATTATTCATTGCTGTTAGTCAATGGAATAACTGGTTTACACCCATGCTGTATTTGAATGATAGAGAATTATGGCCTATGGCATTGATTTTAAGAAGTATGGTTGTTGAA
This window contains:
- the tsaD gene encoding tRNA (adenosine(37)-N6)-threonylcarbamoyltransferase complex transferase subunit TsaD produces the protein MNILAIESSCDETSAAVVKDGTKVLSNIISSQIELHKLFGGVVPEIASRKHIEKINPVIDEALTEADMTFEDIDAIAVTYGPGLVGALLVGLAEAKALAYALKKPLIGVHHIEGHISANYIENPEFKPPYICLVVSGGHTHLVYVKDYGEYEIMGKTRDDAAGEAFDKVARAIGLGYPGGPKIDKLSKEGKASINFPRAQVEAYDFSFSGLKSAVLNYLNQCKMKDEEMIEADIAASFQEAVIDVLVTKTIKAAKEKGVQQVAIAGGVAANSGLREAMQKACDDHQITFQYPSHVLCTDNAAMIGAAAYYDYQKGIVHDMTLNAVPNLKLGDK
- a CDS encoding carbohydrate ABC transporter permease codes for the protein MYYKGNILERTADVFIYIILALAGFITLFPFWVVVVGSVLPFSDQIQSSIVLIPTSIDLSSYEYIFSDDTFLRGIMISFGITTISTVYHVIVTAMVSYGLTFENLPGRKLIFKLIIFTMFFSGGMIPVYLLIRQLGLVDNLLVMILPVFSNAFHIILMRTFFLGIPEEIKEAAKIDGAGYQRIFWTMIIPLSKPVIATISLFIAVSQWNNWFTPMLYLNDRELWPMALILRSMVVEADPETMFFSTNEFFFSDGIKYASVVVAVIPILCIYPFVQKYFVKGTMVGAVKS
- a CDS encoding DUF6715 family protein; amino-acid sequence: MRKAIAITVLILLGVLLFWYTGSKMSENAQNKPPSEFEALMGYDFENEYPTTIDEVMVVYNEMMEYTYGPKEDMDLETFYAEQLPKIIQLQRKLYDEELLLYNPYEVQVEKLKKELEDYDMKEIYIIDSKIMHPEYLPSKDEEDREMAKVRIVYYTTVSQNIYMEFGLRKTDKQWKIVGFKQIEMFKIAEE
- a CDS encoding ribonuclease Z gives rise to the protein MFDISLLGTGGMMPLPGRWLTAMIGRYNGSSILIDCGEGTQITLRELGWSFKSIDYICFTHYHGDHIGGLPGLLLTIGNSDRREPLILIGPKGLSRVVKGLLLIAPDLPFRIEFIELENNKVNTLELGEIQLTAFPVDHGMPCLGYSMTVSRQPKFIPEQAKALGLPVQYWGQLQKGNSVEYDGKTYTSDMVLGSERKGLKVTYCTDTRPAKSITEHAKGADLFICEGMYGDDEKQENAKKYKHMTIYEAAELAKEAGVGELWLTHYSPALIYPEKYKDQVKKIFNPTYFGYDRKTKVLKFSDD
- a CDS encoding glycoside hydrolase family protein: MNRYEMTCTEKTWGVNDGNKNLFLMQNKNNQIIGVKENNKPICFSRKKAIEVNDVLCMEFEAEGWLMTDRVKEIGEGFYQVRRSWCNQSQRDKNVNLFFDIVSSFEPAYYLIPGVSYNGNPWGNGNEPKGLTRDGQPLVFSFSRTGLPSATFSENNQYSLGIFATDEKRSMNSAGSLEKTADNKMMHRITWPEVEGPYTYCDRDQYTDALTNTLTLQSQEVYGVTVYISVGHVHEAYTGWTKAYDHALDIFKKDIKMPLSPQQIWELGISYAGDILYEDLGNDGLFRMGLLPEGKHYVKTEGAKKWDYRPHSKYEIGWCGQNGALSCALIKDYLLKGNKNSLEKGIKVLDTWQAHAVRENGLFYVDYNKSLDEVRKNNVADTCNLAWGAWQMMEAYNLAKEAGIDKPKWLDTAMKLCDFFLDNYNEEWFFGKSWDVTNGTPLDTGGTIGAFMIIALIKAYEMTNNPSYLKCATKAYRNYSERDLDQMVCTAGALDTCCVDKETCWPLLKTGIDLYEITKDEYYKNQSIKAGYYLLSWMYHYETVSEEKLDDEFNRYGYKTYGGTSVSAQHHHLDPWGALIALDWLRLAKLTGDERWRHRALATWQNAQHCLSNGTLEIHGLIRPKGSQNEAYFHTNWAFHTEGDNKHRINNWLVAWPTAFRLVTLMRLDDWEELE
- a CDS encoding type I phosphomannose isomerase catalytic subunit — protein: MYPIFFDPIYKETVWGGQHLKEMYDRELPSEHTGESWEIACHENGTSIVANGIYKGKSLKDLMEEEKVNLLGPRFKDANKFPLLVKLIDANDKLSIQVHPDDVYAHQYANGELGKTEMWYVLSAKKDAKLVLGTKPGTTMEMFNQGIIEGQLEEHIEELEVQAGDVINIPAGMLHAIEDGIVLAEIQQNSDTTYRVYDWNRVGLDGKPRELHIEDALKVIDFEGQLKSEKVKGLALKNNDYTMTYYIANQYFAMEKLDIHGSWCDHTDNINFYLYTCVAGRGIIRYTDQDISFKAGQTFMIPANLGEYSIEGNAELLRSYVPDENNYIQTLHQTSGCTILELKQKIDIRF
- a CDS encoding ABC transporter permease; translation: MRVKQNASSLRMVKKKTTLSRIMEYKSVYLMMLPAIIGFAIFNYAPLYGIQLAFKEYWVMEGIAGSPWVGFENFIEIFQLEKFWEVMGNTLIISFEKLIFGFPMPIILALLLNEVYHNKFKKTIQTVVYLPHFVSWVIMYGVIYALLGSTGVVNSFFVNIGEEKINFLSNPDYFRPMVIISQIWKNAGWKSIIYLAALAGIDPSLYESATVDGANRWKKMWHITLPSILPTISTLLILDCGKLMTAGFDQILNLYNEAVYEVGDIVETYVYRIGVTKGQYESATAVNLFLNVINLFILVAVNKISKKVSGTGLY